One stretch of Falco naumanni isolate bFalNau1 chromosome 7, bFalNau1.pat, whole genome shotgun sequence DNA includes these proteins:
- the ZNF770 gene encoding zinc finger protein 770 has protein sequence MVKVTADRIPKRKPYICDICYKQFETPSKLARHYLIHTGQKPFECHVCHKTFRQLVHLERHQLTHKLPFKCTVCYRNFKNLITFLKHQQLHNENYQNDTKQAENSVDSEQDRVTCGIFQCSACWKSFTAEERWTLHQCLKADHLRGARRRKKSHACESCNKTFPSRSKLERHFLIHTGQKPFKCSSCGKSFRQSTHLKIHQLTHTEEKPFQCCFCQKGFKIQSKLMKHKQLHARNKTFPNIVYKAKTLKYARPHNLLEGKRDSLENADTYESQEKNPLDVHSIYVVPFQCPACEQCFETEQVLSLHKCYLRDGKSSNNGTTACSHAVSMKNKILMKLKCTGGKATDFALTDRKKIKSGHFKSSDLVAARDQCSDQHASTKPFKDCHSKLDMHKVLSNRMKRTLAVPLPWQKHLQPHDFGINLEGMLPGESRLNTDDSVDNKEDGFYGSSDDGFFDNSEVPHCAFSASAKNIRNRRKVCKCDRCEKIFPSSSKLQRHYLIHTGQKPFGCNVCGKTFRQSAHLKRHQLTHTEKRPHKSPVCQEEFENLNKLFSHQGDHIEFKCSQPVGYSGCSQTPSQASSFQEFELIQSNHAAEIKVEIESGDFVLDTSSRSTEPYLGSKLLETEKSCYSCWHNFSEDTEKNEDVNKLYQCSICFKIFKSPSKLERHYVMHAGQKPFECLVCGKNFRQAPHLKRHHLIHFKESLNLSSTAQQLKNT, from the coding sequence atggtaaaagTAACAGCTGACAGGATACCCAAAAGAAAGCCATATATTTGTGACATTTGCTATAAACAGTTTGAAACTCCATCCAAATTAGCTAGGCATTATCTGATACATACTGGTCAAAAGCCATTTGAATGTCATGTATGCCATAAAACATTTAGGCAGCTAGTCCACCTGGAGAGGCATCAGTTAACCCATAAGCTGCCTTTTAAGTGTACTGTTTGTTATAGAAACTTCAAAAACTTAATCACTTTCTTAAAGCATCAGCAGCTTCATAATGAAAATTATCAGAATGATACGAAGCAGGCAGAAAACTCTGTGGATTCTGAGCAAGACAGGGTCACTTGTGGCATATTTCAATGTTCTGCGTGCTGGAAATCTTTTACAGCTGAAGAACGGTGGACACTGCATCAATGTCTGAAGGCAGATCATCTACGTGGTGccaggaggagaaagaaaagtcatgCTTGTGAATCATGTAACAAGACATTTCCGTCAAGATCTAAGCTAGAAAGACACTTCCTTATTCACACTGGCCAGAAACCTTTCAAGTGTTCTTCATGTGGCAAATCTTTCAGACAGTCAACGCACTTGAAAATCCATCAGCTCACACACACTgaagaaaagccttttcagtgctgtttttgTCAGAAGGGgtttaaaatacagagcaaaCTCATGAAGCACAAACAGCTCCATGCCAGAAATAAGACTTTCCCCAATATTGTATACAAAGCAAAGACTCTTAAATATGCCAGACCTCACAACCTGCTCGAAGGAAAGAGGGATAGCCTTGAGAATGCTGACACTTACGAGTCACAGGAGAAAAACCCACTTGATGTTCACTCAATTTATGTTGTACCATTTCAGTGCCCTGCATGTGAGCAGTGTTTTGAAACAGAGCAGGTTCTAAGTTTGCACAAATGTTACTTAAGAGATGGCAAAAGTTCAAATAATGGTACAACAGCATGCAGCCACGCAGTCAGTATGAAAAATAAGATCCTGATGAAGCTGAAGTGTACTGGAGGAAAGGCAACAGACTTTGCTTTgactgatagaaaaaaaataaaatcggGTCACTTTAAAAGTTCTGACCTGGTTGCAGCTAGAGATCAGTGTTCTGATCAGCATGCTTCTACTAAACCTTTCAAGGATTGCCATAGCAAGCTTGACATGCACAAGGTACTTAGTAATCGGATGAAAAGAACCTTAGCTGTGCCATTACCTTGGCAGAAGCACCTGCAACCTCACGACTTTGGAATTAATTTAGAAGGTATGCTTCCTGGTGAAAGCAGGTTAAACACTGATGATTCAGTGGATAATAAAGAAGATGGGTTTTATGGTTCATCAGATGATGGTTTCTTTGATAATTCAGAAGTACCTCACTgtgctttttcagcttctgctaAAAATATACGTAACAGACGCAAAGTGTGTAAATGTGACAGATGTGAAAAAATCTTTCCATCTTCATCCAAACTTCAAAGACATTATCTTATACACACGGGACAGAAGCCCTTTGGCTGTAATGTTTGTGGGAAGACATTTAGACAGTCAGCTCACTTAAAAAGACATCAGCTCACCCATACTGAAAAGAGACCCCATAAAAGCCCAGTTTGCCAGGAAGAATTTGAAAACCTGAACAAACTTTTCAGTCATCAGGGAGATCACATTGAATTTAAGTGTTCTCAGCCTGTGGGTTATTCGGGTTGTTCTCAAACACCTTCACAGGCATCTAGCTTTCAAGAATTTGAGCTGATTCAGTCAAACCATGCAGCTGAAATCAAAGTTGAAATTGAGTCAGGGGACTTTGTTCTTGACACCAGCAGTAGAAGCACAGAGCCGTATTTGGGTAGTAAATTGttggaaacagagaaaagctgttaCAGCTGTTGGCATAACTTTTctgaagatactgaaaaaaatgaagatgttaacAAATTGTATCAGTGCAGTATCTGCTTCAAAATTTTTAAGTCTCCTTCAAAGCTTGAAAGACATTATGTAATGCATGCTGGACAGAAGCCATTTGAATGTTTAGTTTGTGGTAAAAATTTCAGACAGGCCCCACATTTGAAAAGACATCACCTTATTCACTTTAAAGAGAGCTTAAACCTGAGTTCCACTGCGCAACAACTGAAGAATACATAG